DNA sequence from the Arthrobacter jinronghuae genome:
CATTACAGAGGAGGCGTAAGCCCGTTGGATATTGCAGTAATCGGCTCAAACATGGTGGACCTGGTGTCCTATCTCAGCCGCATGCCGGACGAAGGCGAGACGGTCGAGGCCTGGGACTTCGAGATGGGCTGCGGCGGCAAGGGAGCCAACCAGGCCATGGCTGCCGCCCGCATGGGCTCCTCGGTCCTGATGCTTACCCGGATCGGCAATGACGCGTTTGGCGAAACCACTCGGCGCAACTTCGAGGCCAACGGCATCGACACCACCTACGTCCTGGAGACCGAAGCCACCAGCGGTGTCGCGCCCATCTTCGTGGATGACAACTCACGCAACTCGATAGTCATCGCCAAGGGTGCCAACGCCTTCCTGACACCGGCGGACATCGAGGATGCAGCCGAGGCGATCGCCCAGTGCTCCCTGATCGTGCTGCAGCTGGAGGTCAACCTCGAGACGGTTTATGCGGCCATCGACTTCGGCAACCGGCACGGCATTCCCGTCCTGCTGAACCCCGCTCCGGCCACGCCGGAGCT
Encoded proteins:
- the rbsK gene encoding ribokinase; protein product: MDIAVIGSNMVDLVSYLSRMPDEGETVEAWDFEMGCGGKGANQAMAAARMGSSVLMLTRIGNDAFGETTRRNFEANGIDTTYVLETEATSGVAPIFVDDNSRNSIVIAKGANAFLTPADIEDAAEAIAQCSLIVLQLEVNLETVYAAIDFGNRHGIPVLLNPAPATPELDFAQVAKCDYFVPNETELALLTGMPVETLDQVQAAAGTILDHGVKNIIVTMGSRGVLWLSAAGPVLVEGRAVPALDTTGAGDAFIGCFSHCLVESGDVPASLATANAYAADSVTRRGTQTSYATREQFEKTGA